In the Clostridium cellulovorans 743B genome, AATGCAACTGAACTTATAATATCATTTTTTGCTCTTAAACAAGGTCTCTTTGATGTTGTAAAAGCATCCATAGCGGGTTCTGTAATAGGTAACATCTTACTAGTACTTGGATTAAGTATGCTCGCAGGTGGCTTAAAACATAAAACTCAAACTTTCAACAAAAAAGTTGTTGAAGTTTCATCAAGTATGTTACTATTTGCGGTTGTAGGCTTGTGCGTTCCAGCTCTATTCACTCATACTGTTGATCAAAGCTTACTTAATACTCGCTATGAAGGATTAAGTGTTATTGTAGCAATTATAATGTTTGCTATATACGTATTAAGTCTTGTTTTCTCTTTCTATACACACAAAGATATCTACTCTATTAACGTGGAAGAAGAAGGCACAGCAAAATGGAGTTTAAAGAAAGCAATAACAGTTTTAGTTGTAGCTACTGTATTAATTGCCATTGAAAGTGAATTTTTAGTAGGCGGAATAGAATCCGTTACACATAGCTTAGGTTTAAGCGAATTCTTCGTAGGTATAATATTAATTCCTATAATAGGAAATGCTGCAGAACACAGCACAGCAATTGTAATGGCATT is a window encoding:
- the cax gene encoding calcium/proton exchanger; this encodes MKILKYMLIFVPISFVAEFLHAPSYIMFILAALSIIPLAGLMGEGTEEISHYSGPKIGGFLNGTFGNATELIISFFALKQGLFDVVKASIAGSVIGNILLVLGLSMLAGGLKHKTQTFNKKVVEVSSSMLLFAVVGLCVPALFTHTVDQSLLNTRYEGLSVIVAIIMFAIYVLSLVFSFYTHKDIYSINVEEEGTAKWSLKKAITVLVVATVLIAIESEFLVGGIESVTHSLGLSEFFVGIILIPIIGNAAEHSTAIVMALKNKMDVAMEIAIGSSLQIILFVAPVLVFISLLFTPMSIVFNEFELIALIVAILIANRVSNDGESNWLEGVQLLAVYVIIAASFFIL